One Bacteroidota bacterium genomic window carries:
- a CDS encoding T9SS type A sorting domain-containing protein: MKNFYKTMRLTAASLLLFALFGMAHAQNDAMMQAFYWNLPVDEANKNGTWWDNLTAKASELKNAGITGIWIPAPSKGNWGIVDMGYGIYDHYDLGNYYQKGTTETRFGSRAELVNMITTMHSTANGKPYMNVYADAVLNHVYSDDSNEEANPAVKKYVFDQAYRNGVQYVPYPTNEIKWVIPNAAAGDYYIKIKGYYLNWGASYTERAYDCQIDYTGSGWNSTYTWEAEPNNGNGQTNAFGTSGSTKRGFAGSSSDIDEYKITLTSTKNIVIKLTARRQPNGNWEWADQVNGYYPVEIWYNGTNLANTTLQARTNTKLTYPNHTGTGEKNYSWTYTDFHPVDNNDFLTGWDWNGGNSAIIPNTKGFGNDFNTYSTTVQTRLNDWGYWMANTIKIDGFRLDFVRGFQVDFIANWIKFLPKLNAQQRFIVGEYWGPDSRIKEWVNAVAAAGADADGFDFPLKGTLTEMCNGNSGWNMSWLNHAGMVRNNSGNGLNGTQVVTWLDNHDTGKEHDKWVTKDWKMGYAYILTHEGRPCIFYPHYYGVTLIDNHDPNVKVTIPTTLKDDINKLLFVRKTYLGGGLSVLTETGNPYPSSATSNVYVARRGGNATKQGAIVVINNSSSTMGVWVTTTVSGMANWTNKVLKNAHTGATTTVYSDSRVWVEAPARGYAVYVLSTDYVAYTAPLKSAEAEEEMNVAPANFAVSVFPNPLSSNSVVELNLTEASQVNVALYDALGRNVGNVHQGMLDNGTHSFGLEQFMLPKGTYFVRVTANNSVSTNKFIVLE, encoded by the coding sequence ATGAAGAATTTCTACAAAACAATGAGACTTACAGCCGCTTCACTGTTGCTGTTTGCACTCTTCGGAATGGCACACGCTCAAAACGATGCCATGATGCAGGCTTTTTATTGGAATCTTCCGGTAGATGAAGCTAACAAAAACGGTACCTGGTGGGATAACTTAACTGCCAAAGCCAGCGAATTAAAAAATGCCGGTATCACCGGTATCTGGATTCCCGCACCCTCGAAAGGTAACTGGGGTATTGTAGACATGGGTTATGGTATTTATGACCACTACGACCTTGGCAACTACTACCAGAAAGGTACCACAGAAACCCGCTTTGGTTCGCGCGCTGAGCTGGTAAACATGATTACCACCATGCACAGCACTGCCAACGGTAAACCCTACATGAACGTATATGCCGATGCCGTGCTCAATCACGTGTATTCCGACGACAGCAACGAGGAAGCCAACCCAGCTGTAAAAAAATACGTGTTCGACCAGGCTTACCGCAATGGTGTACAGTATGTTCCATACCCTACCAACGAAATTAAATGGGTGATACCAAATGCTGCTGCTGGCGATTACTACATTAAAATAAAAGGATACTACCTTAACTGGGGTGCCAGCTATACAGAAAGAGCCTACGATTGCCAGATTGATTATACCGGATCGGGTTGGAATTCAACCTACACTTGGGAAGCTGAACCCAACAATGGTAACGGACAAACCAATGCTTTTGGAACTTCAGGAAGCACCAAGCGCGGTTTTGCCGGATCGTCCAGCGACATAGATGAATACAAGATTACCCTCACAAGCACTAAAAACATTGTAATTAAGCTTACTGCCCGTCGTCAGCCTAATGGAAACTGGGAATGGGCCGACCAGGTAAACGGTTACTACCCTGTTGAGATCTGGTACAACGGCACCAACCTTGCCAACACTACCTTGCAGGCTCGCACCAACACCAAACTTACCTATCCGAACCACACCGGTACCGGCGAGAAAAACTACTCCTGGACTTATACCGATTTCCACCCGGTCGACAACAACGACTTTTTAACCGGATGGGACTGGAACGGTGGCAACTCTGCTATTATTCCCAACACCAAAGGTTTTGGTAACGATTTTAATACCTACAGCACTACCGTACAAACCCGCCTGAACGACTGGGGTTATTGGATGGCCAATACAATAAAAATTGATGGATTCCGTCTCGACTTTGTTCGTGGATTCCAGGTAGATTTTATCGCCAACTGGATTAAATTCCTTCCAAAACTCAATGCCCAACAGCGTTTTATCGTAGGCGAATACTGGGGTCCAGATTCACGCATTAAAGAATGGGTTAACGCTGTAGCAGCAGCGGGCGCCGATGCCGATGGTTTCGATTTTCCACTTAAAGGCACTCTTACCGAAATGTGTAACGGCAACTCGGGTTGGAACATGAGCTGGCTCAACCACGCCGGCATGGTGCGCAATAACTCAGGCAATGGCCTTAACGGTACCCAGGTGGTAACCTGGCTCGACAACCACGATACTGGAAAAGAACACGACAAATGGGTTACCAAAGACTGGAAAATGGGCTATGCCTATATTTTGACTCACGAAGGCCGCCCTTGTATCTTCTATCCTCATTATTATGGTGTAACACTAATCGATAATCACGACCCGAATGTAAAGGTAACCATACCTACTACCCTTAAAGACGACATCAACAAGTTGCTTTTTGTACGCAAGACCTATCTGGGTGGTGGTTTATCGGTACTAACGGAGACCGGAAACCCTTATCCCTCATCGGCTACTTCAAATGTGTATGTAGCCCGTCGTGGAGGTAATGCAACCAAGCAGGGAGCCATTGTGGTGATTAACAACAGCAGCTCTACCATGGGTGTATGGGTAACCACCACCGTATCGGGTATGGCCAATTGGACCAACAAAGTGCTGAAAAATGCACACACAGGTGCGACAACTACCGTTTACAGCGACAGCCGCGTTTGGGTCGAAGCCCCGGCACGTGGTTATGCCGTGTATGTATTGTCGACAGACTATGTAGCATACACTGCTCCGCTCAAATCGGCCGAAGCAGAAGAGGAAATGAATGTGGCACCGGCCAACTTTGCCGTATCAGTATTCCCCAACCCTTTATCCAGCAACTCGGTGGTTGAACTTAACCTTACCGAAGCCAGTCAGGTAAACGTAGCCTTGTACGATGCCCTTGGCCGCAACGTAGGCAATGTGCATCAGGGAATGCTCGACAATGGTACCCACAGCTTTGGTCTCGAACAATTTATGCTCCCCAAAGGAACCTACTTTGTGCGCGTAACGGCCAACAACAGTGTAAGCACCAACAAATTTATCGTACTCGAATAA
- the cas2 gene encoding CRISPR-associated endonuclease Cas2, producing MDQKSLSRLNQYRVMWVFVFFDLPTDTKKDRREASLFRKRLLKDGFTMLQFSIYIRHCNSSENAEVHMKRVKLFLPPHGEIIVFTLTDRQFGMMEMFRGPSLAKRPDTPQQLELF from the coding sequence ATGGACCAAAAATCTTTATCCCGTTTAAACCAATATAGAGTTATGTGGGTATTTGTGTTTTTCGATTTGCCAACTGATACAAAAAAGGACCGGCGCGAAGCCTCCTTGTTTCGGAAGCGCTTGCTTAAAGATGGGTTTACTATGCTGCAGTTCAGCATTTACATACGCCATTGCAACAGCAGCGAAAACGCCGAAGTGCACATGAAAAGGGTGAAGCTTTTTTTACCTCCCCATGGCGAAATTATTGTGTTTACCCTTACCGACCGGCAATTTGGCATGATGGAAATGTTTCGCGGGCCATCATTGGCTAAGCGCCCCGATACCCCCCAGCAGCTCGAGCTTTTTTAA
- the cas1 gene encoding type II CRISPR-associated endonuclease Cas1: protein MIKRTLCFSNPCYLSKKDNQLMFEPADGGEKKTIPIEDIGMLVLDHPQITLSHALLMALIECSAAILSTNAQHMPEGLMLPMTDHHAFTEKVKKQLEASEPLRKNLWQQTVTAKIQNQAALLGVVGIETENMQYWAAQVKSGDPDNYEARAAAFYWDKLFVHIEKFRRHRFGDPPNNLLNYSYAILRAVIARSLVGSGMVGFAGIHHKNKYNPYCLADDVMEPYRPFADRLVLEVLAEEENIEELTPALKRKLLTLPAVDIFIDGQNSPLMVGAQRTTASLMQCFEGVVRKIVYPELS from the coding sequence ATGATAAAACGTACACTTTGTTTCAGTAATCCTTGTTACCTCTCGAAAAAAGATAACCAGCTAATGTTTGAACCCGCCGATGGGGGCGAGAAGAAAACCATACCCATTGAAGATATTGGCATGCTGGTGCTCGACCATCCACAGATTACCCTGAGCCATGCCCTGCTCATGGCACTTATCGAATGCAGCGCTGCTATTTTAAGCACCAACGCCCAACACATGCCCGAAGGGCTTATGCTGCCCATGACCGACCACCATGCCTTTACCGAAAAGGTAAAAAAGCAGCTCGAGGCCAGCGAACCCTTGCGCAAAAACCTTTGGCAGCAAACCGTAACGGCCAAAATACAAAACCAGGCTGCCCTGCTCGGGGTTGTTGGCATAGAAACCGAAAATATGCAGTATTGGGCCGCGCAGGTGAAAAGTGGCGACCCCGACAACTACGAAGCCCGCGCGGCTGCCTTTTATTGGGACAAGCTTTTTGTGCACATCGAAAAATTCCGCCGGCACCGTTTTGGCGATCCCCCCAATAACCTGCTTAATTATAGCTATGCTATTTTACGGGCTGTGATTGCCCGCTCGCTGGTGGGCAGTGGCATGGTGGGTTTTGCAGGCATACACCACAAAAATAAGTACAACCCTTATTGCCTGGCCGACGACGTGATGGAGCCCTACCGGCCCTTTGCCGACAGGCTGGTGCTGGAGGTACTGGCAGAAGAAGAAAACATCGAAGAGCTTACACCTGCCCTGAAAAGGAAATTGCTGACACTTCCGGCCGTCGATATTTTTATCGACGGGCAGAACAGTCCGCTGATGGTGGGGGCGCAGCGAACCACCGCCTCGTTAATGCAATGTTTCGAGGGGGTTGTGAGAAAAATTGTTTACCCTGAGTTGTCTTGA
- the cas9 gene encoding type II CRISPR RNA-guided endonuclease Cas9 (Cas9, originally named Csn1, is the large, multifunctional signature protein of type II CRISPR/Cas systems. It is well known even to general audiences because its RNA-guided endonuclease activity has made it a popular tool for custom editing of eukaryotic genomes.) has translation MKKILGLDLGTNSIGWALVNEAESEAEKSSILKLGVRVNPLTVDELTNFEKGKSITTNADRTLKRSARRNLQRFKLRRENLIKILIDNKVLSDSTTLSETGNKTTFETYKLRALATTERISLEEFAKVLLMINKKRGYKSSRKAKTQDEGELIDGMEIAKKLYDQDQTPGQFVFELLKEGKKYIPDFYRSDLQNEFDRIWNFQKQYFPNILTDEFKSQISGKGKLNTSKIFLGKYGIYTAENKGVDKRLQSYIWRVDALSEQLSAEELALVICDLNGTITNSSGYLGAISDRSKELFFRKQTVGQYLMSQLGNDPNFSLKNKVFYRQDYLDEFNIVWETQAKFHKELTDELKSEIRDVVIFFQRRLKSQKSLISFCELENKQILIETEGKRKTKTIGLRVCPKSSPLFQEFKIWQILNNIEVKQKRGGEKRRLNQEEKEILFAELSIKEKLTKDAALKILFKNNKELDFNYPVIEGNKTQFSFFKAYQIIIENTGHGEYDFSSMETSETIELVSGVFEGLGYKTNFLTFNSDLEGKAFEQQPIYKLWHLLYSFEGDNSKMGNENLISKVQELTGFNKEAAIIMANISFQDDYGSLCTKAMRKILPYLKEGNEYSLACNYAGYRHSKSSLTKEEIEKKELSNKLEILPKNSLRNPVVEKILNQMVNVVNSVVENFGKPDEIRIELARELKKSSKEREDLTKAINKTTAEHEEIKQLLTREFGFTHISRNDIIRYKLYIELEPRGFKTLYSNTYIPREKLFSKEFDIEHIIPQSRLFDDSFSNKTLEARSINIEKGNETAYDYVQAKYGQVGVDIYLETIEELFSAQKISKAKCNKLKMKGADIPEGFIARDLRDTQYIAKMAKSILEELVRNVISTTGSITDRLREDWQLIDVMQELNWDKYNKLGLAEIIENREGHKIRRIKDWTKRNDHRHHAMDALTIAFTKLSHIQYLNNLNARSDKAGSIYGIEQKELYRDENGKIKFKPPIPLHEFRAEAKKHLENTLISIKAKNKVVTNNINITKGQNGVNKKTQLTPRGQLHLETVYGSINQYSTQELKVGAAFNEEQISKVAKKCYREALLARLREFDNDPKKAFTGKNSLDKKPLWIDKLQTQKVPEKVKTVGTEIVYTIRKEISPDLKIDKVIDSKVKAVLVARLKEFNGDSKKAFTNLDENPIWLNKEKGIAIKRVTITGVSNAQALHDKKDKDGNLVLDEKGRKQPVDFVNTGNNHHVAVYRDENGILQENVISFFEATTRATQGLPAINKEYNKDRGWQFLFTMKQNEYFVFPNQQTGFNPNEIDLLNPENYNLISPNLFRVQKFSVKNYVFRHHLETTVADFSSTLKGITWSDFRSSKGLDKIVKVRVNHIGQIVSVGEY, from the coding sequence ATGAAAAAAATTCTTGGACTTGATTTGGGGACAAATAGCATTGGGTGGGCTTTAGTAAATGAAGCGGAATCTGAAGCTGAAAAATCTTCAATTTTAAAACTAGGCGTAAGGGTAAATCCTTTAACCGTGGATGAATTAACCAATTTTGAAAAAGGAAAGAGCATTACTACAAATGCCGATAGAACACTAAAAAGAAGTGCAAGAAGAAATTTGCAACGCTTTAAACTACGACGGGAAAATCTCATTAAAATACTAATCGATAATAAGGTACTATCAGACAGCACCACACTTTCAGAAACAGGAAACAAAACTACTTTTGAAACATATAAATTGCGCGCTCTGGCAACAACTGAAAGAATATCTCTTGAAGAATTTGCCAAGGTTTTGCTGATGATAAATAAAAAACGAGGATATAAAAGCAGTAGAAAGGCAAAAACCCAGGATGAAGGCGAGCTTATCGATGGGATGGAGATTGCGAAAAAATTATACGATCAAGATCAGACTCCCGGACAGTTTGTGTTCGAATTATTAAAAGAAGGGAAAAAATATATACCTGACTTTTACCGATCCGATTTGCAAAATGAGTTTGACCGAATATGGAATTTTCAGAAGCAATATTTTCCAAACATTCTGACAGACGAATTCAAATCACAAATATCAGGAAAAGGAAAACTTAATACTTCAAAAATTTTCCTTGGAAAGTATGGTATTTATACAGCTGAAAACAAAGGTGTTGATAAAAGATTGCAAAGTTATATCTGGCGTGTCGATGCGTTAAGTGAACAACTATCAGCAGAAGAACTTGCTTTAGTAATTTGCGATCTAAACGGCACTATTACAAATTCCAGTGGTTATTTAGGGGCAATTAGCGACCGAAGTAAGGAATTATTCTTTCGTAAACAAACGGTGGGTCAGTATCTGATGAGCCAACTTGGTAATGACCCCAATTTTAGTTTGAAGAACAAAGTTTTCTACCGGCAGGATTATCTTGATGAGTTCAACATAGTTTGGGAAACTCAGGCAAAGTTCCATAAAGAACTAACCGATGAGTTAAAATCAGAGATTCGTGATGTGGTTATTTTCTTTCAAAGACGATTAAAAAGTCAGAAAAGCTTAATTAGTTTTTGTGAATTGGAAAACAAACAAATACTGATTGAAACAGAAGGAAAGCGAAAAACTAAAACTATCGGGTTAAGGGTTTGCCCGAAATCGTCGCCTCTTTTTCAGGAATTTAAAATCTGGCAGATTTTAAACAATATAGAAGTAAAACAAAAAAGAGGGGGCGAAAAAAGGAGGTTAAATCAGGAGGAGAAAGAAATATTATTTGCTGAATTATCCATTAAAGAGAAACTTACAAAAGATGCGGCTCTAAAAATACTATTCAAGAACAATAAAGAATTAGATTTTAATTATCCGGTTATTGAAGGAAACAAAACTCAATTTTCCTTTTTTAAGGCATATCAAATAATTATTGAAAACACAGGACATGGTGAATATGATTTTTCATCAATGGAAACTTCAGAAACTATTGAGCTGGTAAGTGGTGTTTTTGAAGGACTTGGGTATAAAACCAATTTTTTAACTTTCAATTCAGACCTTGAAGGGAAGGCTTTTGAGCAACAGCCTATTTATAAATTATGGCATTTATTGTATTCTTTCGAAGGAGATAACTCGAAAATGGGTAATGAAAATCTAATTAGTAAAGTACAGGAACTTACCGGTTTTAATAAGGAAGCAGCTATAATTATGGCGAATATTTCTTTTCAGGACGATTACGGTAGTTTATGTACGAAGGCAATGCGTAAGATACTGCCTTATCTGAAAGAGGGCAATGAATACAGCCTTGCCTGTAATTATGCAGGTTACCGGCATTCGAAAAGTTCGTTGACAAAAGAGGAAATAGAAAAAAAAGAACTAAGCAACAAACTTGAAATTTTACCAAAAAACAGTTTGCGTAATCCTGTTGTGGAAAAAATTCTTAATCAGATGGTCAATGTGGTAAACTCGGTGGTGGAGAATTTTGGGAAACCCGACGAAATAAGAATTGAGTTGGCACGGGAGCTTAAAAAAAGCTCAAAAGAACGCGAAGATTTAACCAAAGCAATAAACAAAACAACTGCCGAGCACGAAGAAATAAAACAATTACTTACTCGCGAATTTGGGTTTACCCATATTAGCAGAAACGATATAATCAGGTATAAACTTTACATCGAATTAGAACCTCGTGGATTTAAAACCCTCTATTCAAATACATACATTCCCCGAGAGAAATTGTTCAGCAAAGAATTTGATATAGAACATATCATACCACAATCGCGCTTATTCGATGATTCATTTTCGAATAAAACGCTTGAAGCTAGAAGTATTAACATCGAAAAAGGAAATGAAACGGCCTACGATTATGTTCAAGCTAAGTATGGCCAGGTAGGTGTTGATATTTATTTAGAGACAATAGAAGAATTGTTTTCTGCACAAAAAATATCTAAGGCCAAATGCAACAAACTTAAAATGAAAGGCGCAGATATCCCAGAAGGATTTATCGCAAGAGATTTACGCGATACCCAATACATTGCAAAAATGGCAAAATCAATTCTTGAAGAACTCGTTAGAAATGTTATATCCACAACAGGTTCGATAACAGACCGCTTAAGGGAAGATTGGCAGCTGATAGATGTAATGCAGGAATTGAATTGGGATAAATACAATAAACTTGGTTTAGCAGAAATAATCGAAAACCGGGAGGGACATAAAATCCGGCGAATAAAGGACTGGACAAAGCGAAATGATCACCGCCACCATGCTATGGATGCCCTCACCATTGCTTTTACAAAATTAAGCCATATTCAATATCTGAATAACCTTAATGCCCGAAGCGATAAGGCGGGTAGCATATATGGGATCGAGCAAAAAGAACTCTATCGTGATGAAAACGGGAAAATAAAATTTAAACCTCCAATTCCATTGCACGAATTCAGGGCTGAAGCTAAAAAGCATTTGGAGAATACTTTAATCTCGATTAAAGCGAAAAACAAAGTTGTTACAAACAATATTAACATTACAAAGGGGCAAAACGGGGTAAATAAAAAGACTCAGCTTACGCCCAGGGGCCAGCTTCATCTCGAAACTGTTTATGGAAGTATAAACCAATACAGTACCCAGGAGCTAAAAGTTGGCGCTGCCTTCAATGAAGAACAAATTTCCAAAGTTGCCAAAAAATGCTATCGTGAAGCTTTACTGGCAAGACTTCGCGAGTTTGACAATGATCCAAAGAAAGCGTTTACAGGGAAAAACAGCCTCGATAAAAAACCACTATGGATTGATAAACTCCAGACACAGAAGGTTCCTGAAAAGGTTAAAACTGTCGGCACTGAAATAGTTTATACCATTAGAAAAGAAATATCGCCCGATTTAAAAATCGATAAAGTGATCGATTCAAAGGTAAAGGCAGTTTTAGTAGCCAGGTTGAAGGAGTTTAACGGCGACAGTAAAAAGGCTTTTACAAACCTCGACGAAAATCCGATATGGCTCAATAAAGAAAAAGGCATTGCGATAAAACGTGTAACCATAACAGGAGTGAGTAACGCCCAGGCATTGCACGATAAAAAAGACAAAGACGGTAACCTGGTGCTTGATGAAAAGGGCAGAAAACAACCGGTAGATTTTGTTAACACAGGCAACAACCATCATGTAGCTGTTTACCGCGATGAGAATGGCATTCTGCAGGAAAATGTAATTTCGTTTTTCGAGGCTACTACCAGGGCTACACAGGGTTTACCAGCAATTAACAAAGAGTATAATAAAGATAGAGGCTGGCAGTTTTTGTTTACAATGAAACAAAACGAGTATTTTGTTTTCCCCAACCAGCAAACAGGCTTTAACCCCAATGAGATTGACTTGCTTAACCCCGAAAATTATAATTTGATTAGCCCAAATTTGTTTAGGGTACAGAAATTCTCTGTCAAAAACTATGTCTTCAGACACCATTTGGAAACAACAGTTGCAGATTTCTCATCAACTTTAAAAGGGATTACTTGGTCAGATTTCCGAAGCTCTAAAGGTTTGGATAAAATCGTTAAAGTTCGAGTCAACCATATTGGCCAAATTGTATCCGTTGGCGAGTATTAG
- a CDS encoding helix-turn-helix domain-containing protein: protein MQLRMWLGVFVLMVPSLVFAQNKVSILIEALPRTTPVEDTLYICGSFNDWNVKDANYVLHRQLDGKYAVSLQLDTNWFEYKFSRGSWLKIETNEKNEYLPNRVYSIEQGGLVLVRIQNWQDLGGIQRFEYLVFFLFAAAFYGLALLYIAYRIKKRNPQKFTAFLLLCLPVIFVLLGGVLYNQINLIWRSYLGMLAHLMLFAWGPLLFVSLKALRSQLFPVRLWGHFIPFGIVVLLSVLRLMNFKPLAFLASEINPYLTWGSSIVIWSGFVVVVFYHAMAWRFLLLKGIKNTRFEFEQRLVNTVYFISTAAVLILALDYFLLLFEVKLAGLANFEIVLMCLSLIILALFYYLWKYPDILKDKPVQLVSEEDEQIILLLEEVMNTKKPYLNPELNIAELSELMETRAHILSRLINDRYQKNFRDYINEYRVNEFIKQVNADENKNYTYLAIAFDVGFNSKSTFNLAFKKFTNTSPRDYFKLDR, encoded by the coding sequence ATGCAATTAAGGATGTGGCTTGGTGTTTTTGTATTAATGGTACCCTCTTTGGTTTTTGCCCAAAACAAAGTAAGTATTTTGATTGAGGCTTTGCCACGCACTACTCCTGTTGAGGATACCCTTTATATCTGCGGAAGTTTCAATGACTGGAATGTGAAGGATGCGAATTATGTTCTTCACCGGCAACTTGATGGGAAATATGCTGTAAGCCTTCAACTTGATACAAATTGGTTCGAATACAAATTTTCGCGCGGTAGTTGGCTTAAAATAGAAACCAACGAAAAAAATGAATACCTGCCTAACCGGGTATATTCCATTGAACAGGGCGGGTTGGTATTGGTAAGGATTCAAAACTGGCAAGATCTTGGCGGCATTCAACGTTTCGAGTACCTGGTGTTTTTTCTGTTTGCCGCAGCTTTTTACGGATTAGCCTTGTTGTACATTGCTTACCGTATTAAAAAGCGAAACCCACAAAAATTCACGGCATTTTTATTACTATGCCTGCCGGTGATATTTGTTTTGCTCGGAGGTGTATTATACAACCAGATTAATCTTATCTGGCGTTCGTACCTGGGTATGTTGGCCCACCTTATGCTTTTTGCCTGGGGCCCATTGTTGTTTGTGTCGCTCAAGGCGCTGCGTTCTCAACTTTTTCCGGTAAGGCTTTGGGGGCATTTTATACCCTTTGGTATTGTTGTGCTCTTATCGGTGCTAAGATTAATGAATTTCAAACCCCTTGCTTTTCTTGCCTCAGAAATTAATCCCTACCTTACATGGGGTAGTTCCATCGTTATCTGGTCTGGTTTTGTGGTGGTGGTATTCTATCATGCGATGGCCTGGCGTTTTTTGCTGTTAAAAGGGATAAAGAATACACGTTTCGAATTTGAGCAGCGGCTGGTCAATACCGTGTACTTTATTAGCACAGCTGCGGTATTAATTCTGGCCCTCGATTATTTTTTGCTTTTATTTGAAGTAAAACTCGCTGGATTGGCCAACTTCGAAATTGTGTTGATGTGTCTTTCCCTTATTATTCTGGCCTTGTTCTATTACCTCTGGAAATATCCCGATATACTCAAAGATAAACCGGTTCAGTTGGTTTCGGAAGAAGATGAGCAGATCATTCTGCTTTTAGAAGAAGTAATGAACACAAAAAAACCTTACCTGAACCCCGAACTGAATATTGCTGAGTTGTCAGAACTCATGGAAACCAGAGCGCATATCCTTTCGCGGCTTATCAACGACCGGTATCAGAAAAATTTCAGAGACTATATTAACGAGTACCGCGTAAACGAATTTATCAAACAGGTAAATGCCGATGAAAACAAAAATTATACCTACCTGGCCATTGCTTTTGATGTAGGATTTAATTCAAAATCGACTTTTAACCTTGCTTTTAAAAAATTTACCAATACCTCACCCCGGGATTACTTTAAGCTCGATAGATAG